A DNA window from Hydractinia symbiolongicarpus strain clone_291-10 chromosome 6, HSymV2.1, whole genome shotgun sequence contains the following coding sequences:
- the LOC130646981 gene encoding kinesin-like protein KIF13A isoform X1 gives MSSKVKVAVRVRPLNKREIDIGTDVVIDMKEDQTFLKTPKNEKKSKRSFAFDHCFWSMDKNDPKFSSQEYVFKCLGTDVLENAFNGYNACIFAYGQTGSGKSYTMMGTSSDKGLIPKICDSLFEQIDQNNDEDISYKVEVSYMEIYNEKVRDLLCPKSDKHSLKVREHNILGPYVDGLSKLLVKKFQDIENLMSEGNKSRTVAATSMNAESSRSHAVFTVVMTQSHYDEMTKATGEKVSKISLVDLAGSERASKTNASGDRLKEGSNINKSLTTLGLVISALADQASGKAKQKKASFVPYRDSVLTWLLKDNLGGNSKTVMVATLSPSGDNYEETLSTLRYADRAKRIENHAVVNEDPNAKLIRELREEVETLKQQLLARGMRSEKQGLQEQLDESEKLMQEASLTWEQKEKQTEQIHQERHKILEKMGICVQDSGIAVEKGRYYLVNLNADPSLNEMLVYYLKDHTKVGRPDANTIQDIQLNGLGILSEHCIIDIEESEETAYLKPFEGARTCVNGQVVTDRTMLRHGDRILWGNNHFFRINCPHPLPPAGSEPEEKIDYDFAQNELLLNEFDSLGVKAPCWQNAMVARRRKFNEPLQVIIQQLEEHHEKEKQGALDQQKEMYEQKLEELRREKTPDSLMTGRASSGYVSEDRLINTPQSFYDSQLLYEESLRRLREEVIRANVLVREANQLSMEMKKDTEFAVTLQIPTASLSQGMSRGPLTSEVAVVVKSKSRGTQVWSVDKIGNKIYDMRDAYQSIVESDPLQGGSTDTDDIDDGLFFEIECHTLIGVATVWLECLYQNVPLDYSAPVISQQGEVCGRLSVEIKRLQDENATLSIDGDSFSDDEDNEGLSLGSSVKVQITIKEVHGLPLSLCNYVFCQYTFFDQGLTVVPPLNAATSPVSSSKSNSMMFDHTKMFVIDIEEEFLDYVTDGSLAIEVYGNRSRGFDQKPSPIVTPTENEGEKSMVDRSQLQQSFERTRLLLNDYMVPKSFAAIQKRWRELTRRLELWVEIHELNEQGFYSPVELLQREGQEAGGVFMLRQGYSRRIVVQCVVPKSGANGLLPVVIESITNIALGSVTVRGKTQKGLDSYQERDLQTLRDRFSNSVMKRREFLDHQIQEMINKSNKTQDDKEHEGMLIDQWVSLTEERNAILCPSSGSGVPGATMDWNPLPGMEKHVPVIFLDLDDNALSGCADIDAEPAGHHSFLSFEQSDSIIGLPILKYDQKRVTATSSWDSSIHDSVYLNRVTPNTERVYVILKVTLRLSSPALVNVILRKRVCVRIYKRPSLKDSLRKKFWRQTNVPTRCGNTFELISHIPRQSGEQTEERESLAQKAAIQVVSGDGEELMDSDAIEKYNKGISHVENILNLHKLRQEVIVKEKLAAVGRSSKSLTARNMRKFASTPNLFNAPSMSNLWRSNNFPSNSDLNNSELGPPPTNGEINGKRPIDMVRASRASTGGEFLRNKRNLTPQKNEARHSFYGFENRPSESSPRLTPREVTIDIGEDRPQPSPRDMIPRNSSMSAMINLHPLIEDDGPGSPNSPKDKVMFGNTKDTDTESKLIDLSNNKKQEDGEQVTTTPRSLSEFPTDVVEQANLERSRLIRRESLRKVKDLPLPEQGVTQETVATVESPRDPGSPPPALKVGDVVRVSETMEGQVRFYGRTQFADGVWVGIALSIPDGKNDGSVNGVSYFNCEPLHGLFIRAEKLAKS, from the exons ATGTCGTCAAAGGTTAAAGTTGCTGTAAGAGTTAGGCCACTGAACAAAAGAG aAATTGACATTGGCACTGATGTTGTCATTGATATGAAAGAAGATCAAACTTTCTTGAAAACACCAAAAAATGAAAA AAAATCCAAGAGG AGTTTTGCTTTTGATCACTGCTTCTGGTCAATGGATAAAAATGATCCAAAATTTTCaa GTCAAGAATATGTTTTCAAATGTCTGGGAACAGATGTGcttgaaaatgcttttaatgGCTATAACGCATGTATCTTTGCGTATGGTCAAACTG GTTCCGGTAAAAGTTACACCATGATGGGTACTTCTAGTGATAAGGGATTAATCCCAAAAATTTGTGATTCTCTTTTTGAGCAAATTGACCAA AATAATGATGAAGATATCTCTTATAAAGTTGAAGTATCTTATATGGAAATTTACAATGAGAAAGTTCGTGATTTGCTCTGTCCTAAAAG TGACAAACACAGTTTAAAGGTTCGAGAGCATAACATTCTTGGTCCATATGTTGATGGCCTGTCCAAGCTTTTAGTAAAGAAGTTTCAG GATATTGAAAATCTGATGAGTGAAGGAAACAAATCAAGAACAGTAGCTGCGACAAGTATGAATGCAGAAAGTAGCCGATCGCATGCAGTATTTACTGTGGTCATGACGCAGTCGCATTATGATGAAATGACAAAG GCCACTGGTGAGAAAGTTAGTAAGATCAGTCTTGTCGATCTTGCGGGAAGTGAACGTGCCAGCAAGACAAATGCATCAGGAGATCGTCTTAAAGAAGGATCAAATATTAATAAGTCCTTAACAACACTTGGTCTGGTTATATCAGCTCTAGCTGATCAG GCTAGCGgtaaagcaaaacaaaagaaagCTTCTTTTGTGCCTTATCGTGATTCTGTGCTAACATGGCTTCTAAAAGACAATCTGGGTGGAAACTCTAAAACAGTGATGGTAGCTACATTAAGTCCATCTGGTGACAATTATGAGGAAACTTTATCAACCTTACGATATGCTGATCGAGCAAAGAGAATTGAAAACCATGCTGTGGTAAATGAAGATCCTAATGCAAAG ttaATTCGCGAATTACGTGAAGAGGTAGAAACTTTGAAACAGCAGTTACTTGCACGTGGTATGCGCTCTGAAAAACAAGGGCTACAGGAGCAGTTGGATGAAAGTGAAAAATTGATGCAAGAAGCATCTCTTACTTGGgaacagaaagaaaaacaaacagaacaGATCCACCAG GAGCGTCACAAGATTTTAGAAAAGATGGGAATATGTGTTCAAGATTCTGGCATAGCTGTTGAAAAAGGCCGTTATTATCTAGTCAACCTAAATGCTGACCCATCATTAAATGAAATGTTGGTGTATTATCTAAAG GACCATACAAAGGTTGGAAGGCCTGATGCAAATACAATCCAG GACATTCAATTAAATGGTCTTGGTATCCTTTCTGAACATTGTATCATTGACATTGAAGAATCAGAAGAAACTGCATACCTCAAACCTTTTGAAGGTGCCAG AACATGTGTCAATGGCCAAGTCGTGACTGACAGAACAATGCTGCGACATGGTGATAGAATCTTGTGGGGAAACAATCATTTTTTTCGCATAAATTGCCCACATCCACTCCCACCTGCAG GTTCAGAGCCtgaagaaaaaatagattaTGATTTTGCACAAAATGAGTTATTGTTAAATGAATTTGACTCACTAGGAG TGAAGGCACCATGTTGGCAAAATGCCATGGTTGCTCGTAGAAGAAAATTTAATG AGCCATTACAAGTTATAATACAGCAATTAGAGGAACATCATGAAAAAGAGAAGCAAG GAGCACTTGATCAACAGAAAGAAATGTATGAACAAAAACTAGAAGAACTACGACGAGAAAAGACACCAGATTCCCTAATGACTGGACGAGCTAGTTCTGGTTATGTTTCGGAAGACAGGCTCATAAATACTCCACAATCTTTTTACGATAG tCAATTGCTGTATGAAGAAAGTTTACGTAGGTTACGAGAAGAAGTCATTCGAGCTAATGTTCTTGTCAG ggaAGCAAATCAGTTAAGCATGGAAATGAAAAAAGACACAGAATTTGCTGTCACTCTTCAA ATACCTACAGCCAGTTTAAGTCAGGGAATGAGCAGAGGACCACTAACCAGTGAAGTAGCTGTTGTTGTAAAAAGCAAGTCTCGAGGAACACAAG TTTGGTCTGTGGATAAAATTGGTAATAAAATATATGACATGCGTGATGCTTATCAAAGTATTGTAGAGAGTGACCCCTTGCAAGGTGGAAGTACTGATACG gatgACATAGATGATGGTTTATTCTTCGAAATAGAATGTCACACTCTAATAGGTGTAGCAACTGTTTGGTTAGAATGTTTATATCAAAATGTACCGTTAGATTATTCTGCACCAGTAATTAGTCAACAGGGAGAAGTTTGTGGCAGACTATCTGTTGAAATCAAACGATTACAAG ATGAAAATGCTACATTGTCAATAGATGGTGACAGTTTTAGTGATGACGAGGATAACGAAGGTTTATCTCTTGGAAGTTCAGTTAAAGTTCAG aTCACCATAAAAGAAGTGCATGGTCTACCACTTTCACTATGTAACTACGTGTTTTGTCAATACACATTCTTTGATCAAGGATTGACTGTAGTACCTCCTTTAAATGCTGCAACTTCCCCAGTCTCATCAAGTAAATCTAATTCAATGATGTTTGATCACACAAAG ATGTTTGTGATTGATATCGAAGAAGAGTTTCTCGATTATGTGACTGACGGCTCATTGGCAATTGAAGTTTATGGAAACAGAAGTCGTGGTTTTGATCAAAAACCAAGCCCGATAGTCACCCCCACAGAAAATGAAGGAGAAAAAAGCATGGTGGATAG atcACAGCTTCAGCAAAGTTTTGAAAGGACGAG ACTTCTACTCAATGATTATATGGTGCCCAAATCCTTTGCAGCAATTCAAAAGAG ATGGAGAGAATTAACCCGCCGTCTCGAGTTATGGGTAGAAATTCACGAGCTGAACGAACAAGGTTTCTACTCTCCTGTCGAGCTTCTCCAACGAGAAGGACAAGAAGCGGGTGGTGTATTCATGTTACGACAGGGTTATTCCAGACGAATCGTCGTTCAATGCGTCGTTCCAAAGAGTGGTGCTAACGGTTTGTTACCTGTTGTGATTGAATCGATCACAAACATTGCGCTGGGTAGTGTTACTGTGCGTGGTAAAACACAGAAAGGCTTGGATAGCTACCAAGAGAGAGATTTACAAAC GTTACGTGATAGGTTTTCAAATTCAGTGATGAAGAGAAGAGAATTTCTTGATCACCAAATACAAGAGATGATCAATAAGTCAA ataaAACACAAGATGATAAAGAACATGAAGGAATGTTGATTGATCAGTGGGTTTCTCTTACAGAAGAGAGAAATGCAATTCTGTGTCCATCATCTGGTAGTGGTGTTCCTGGTGCTACTATGGACTG GAATCCTTTACCTGGCATGGAGAAACATGTTCCGGTTATATTTCTTGATCTAGATG aCAATGCTTTAAGTGGATGTGCAGATATTGATGCTGAACCAGCAGGACACCACTCTTTTCTTTCTTTCGAACAGTCCGACAGCATCATCGGATTACCTATACTTAAGTATGATCAAAAACGTGTCACTGCTACGTCGTCCTGGGATTCCTCCATACATGATTCCGTGTACCTGAATCGAGTCACGCCTAATACAGAACGTGTTTACGTCATACTCAAG GTTACGCTACGATTGAGCAGTCCAGCGTTAGTGAATGTTATTTTACGTAAAAGGGTCTGCGTAAGAATTTACAAACGACCAAGCTTAAAGGATAGCTTGCGAAAAAAGTTTTGGAGACAGACG AATGTACCTACAAGATGTGGGAACACGTTTGAACTTATATCACACATTCCAAGG caATCGGGTGAACAGACGGAAGAGCGGGAATCTCTAGCTCAAAAAGCAGCCATTCAAGTAGTCAGCGGTGATGGTGAAGAATTGATGGACAGTGACGCTATTGAGAAATACAATAAGGGAATTTCTCATGTGGAGAACATTTTAAATCTACATAAGCTGCGGCAGGAGGTTatagtgaaagaaaaattagcGGCAGTTGGTCGCTCCAGCAAATCTTTAACTGCTCGCAACATGAGGAAATTTGCGAGCACACCGAATCTCTTCAATGCG CCAAGTATGTCTAACCTGTGGAGATCTAATAACTTTCCA TCAAATAGTGATTTAAATAACAGTGAATTGGGGCCGCCGCCTACGAATGGAGAAATTAACGGTAAACGACCTATTGATATG GTACGGGCTTCACGTGCGAGCACCGGTGGCGAATTCCTACGCAATAAGAGAAATCTTACTCCGCAAAAGAATGAAGCACGGCACAGTTTTTACGGCTTCGAAAATCGTCCAAGCGAATCGTCTCCCCGACTAACACCTAGAGAGGTGACGATAGATATCGGTGAAGACAGGCCGCAACCATCTCCGCGTGATATGATACCTCGTAATTCGTCCATGTCTGCAATGATAAACCTTCACCCACTTATCGAAGATGACGGACCTGGTTCGCCAAACTCACCTAAAGATAAAGTTATGTTTGGAAATACGAAAGACACTGACACGGAGAGTAAACTTATAGACttatcaaataataaaaaacaggaAGATGGAGAGCAGGTAACAACCACACCACGCTCTCTGTCGGAATTTCCAACAGATGTTGTGGAACAGGCTAATCTTGAACGATCGCGCCTCATAAGAAGAGAAAGTTTACGAAAAGTGAAAGATCTCCCTCTGCCCGAACAGGGAGTAACTCAAGAAACCGTTGCAACAGTGGAGAGTCCTAGAGATCCTGGAAGTCCTCCGCCTGCATTAAAGGTGGGAGATGTTGTTCGAGTCAGTGAAACCATGGAGGGACAAGTCCGCTTCTATGGCCGCACGCAGTTTGCTGATGGCGTGTGGGTGGGCATTGCGTTAAGTATACCAGACG GGAAAAACGATGGCTCGGTGAATGGTGTAAGTTATTTCAACTGCGAGCCATTACATGGATTATTTATTCGTGCAGAAAAGTTGGCGAAAAGCTGA